In Oryza brachyantha chromosome 1, ObraRS2, whole genome shotgun sequence, the following are encoded in one genomic region:
- the LOC121054182 gene encoding uncharacterized protein LOC121054182, translated as MPQEMYDRMMVIVNKIRGLGSEDMTDHVVVKSLLRAISPRNPTLVTLILESSGFKRMTPSDVLSRIISHELLEEEAKEVKKYTTNVTQIKIKEVAFKLKKSSSKLQEESSSDSESEDEELALLVHKFKKFLRRKSYGRKDEYRYKKQSKKACYECKEFGHFIADCPKLARNKEGKDKTKYFKRRPGRAHIGEEWFLSDNESDKEEEPKSSDSKSKGVATVAISLSSTERPFFNLSDDDNDHTPLCLMAHGRKEGESTAEENRQTEQGRTVLPKPSVQQRRQAG; from the exons ATGCCTCAAGAGATGTATGACCGGATGATGGTCATTGTGAACAAGATCCGTGGCCTTGGAAGTGAAGACATGACGGAtcatgtggtggtgaagaGCTTGCTCCGGGCCATCTCACCAAGGAACCCTACCTTGGTGACCTTGATCCTTGAGTCAAGCGGTTTCAAGAGAATGACTCCAAGTGACGTGCTCTCAAGGATCATCTCGCATGAACTCttggaggaagaagccaaGGAAGTCAAGAAGTACACCACCAATGTCACCCAAATCAAGATCAAGGAGGTTGCATTCAAGTTAAAGAAGAGTAGCTCCAAGCTTCAAGAAGAGAGCTCAAGTGACTCGGAGAGTGAGGATGAAGAACTCGCTCTCTTGGTtcacaaattcaaaaaattcctcCGTAGGAAGAGCTATGGGAGAAAGGATGAGTATCGATACAAGAAGCAATCCAAGAAAGCATGCTATGAGTGCAAGGAGTTTGGGCACTTTATAGCAGATTGCCCCAAGCTCGCTAGGAACAAGGAGGGCAAGGATAAGACCAAGTACTTCAAGAGAAGGCCCGGGAGAGCTCACATTGGTGAAGAGTGGTTCTTAAGCGACAATGAGAGCGacaaagaagaggagcccaagTCAAGCGACTCCAAGAGCAAAGGTGTCGCTACCGTGGCCATATCGTTATCAAGCACGGAGCGGCCCTTCTTCAACTTGAGCGACGACGACAATGATCATACGCCGTTGTGCCTCATGGCGCATGGGCGCAAG GAAGGAGAGTCAACTGCTGAAGAGAACAGACAGACCGAACAGGGCCGGACAGTCTTGCCTAAGCCCTCTGTTCAACAGAGAAGGCAGGCTGGATAG